A single region of the Portunus trituberculatus isolate SZX2019 chromosome 29, ASM1759143v1, whole genome shotgun sequence genome encodes:
- the LOC123510467 gene encoding LOW QUALITY PROTEIN: ganglioside-induced differentiation-associated protein 1-like (The sequence of the model RefSeq protein was modified relative to this genomic sequence to represent the inferred CDS: inserted 1 base in 1 codon), whose translation MSSGGPSNNSNGNGNSLKLYYHPMSFYSQRVLMALYXKRVPFKSQVVSLLTKEQYKPWFLRLNPRAEVPVLTDGVKVIPDSVRIVEYLEDNFSNGQFGQLTPREKGSEESRKIQAFRECFEGLPVGAMTYGTAGNPHLWDNPKFPFTPTLFKQMAEMAKTRPSMIRGYAQSNPEFQETLREKALEAQDGDQNLHKTAEEMDDVLGRFDAALGRAEEELATHTGEHTHWWLCGELFSIADIDLAILLNHLYVLGHERRFWAEGKRPHLQAYWDRIQQRVSFQRSTHISLGGLQLARLHQAFKEHSGVLASVMAALGLAAISYAVYRRVNKS comes from the exons ATGTCTTCCGGCGGCCCCTCCAACAACAGCAATGGCAACGGAAACTCTCTCAAGCTGTATTACCACCCCATGTCCTTCTACTCGCAGAGG GTCCTCATGGCACTGT GAAAGCGTGTGCCATTCAAGAGCCAGGTGGTGTCACTGCTGACCAAGGAGCAGTACAAGCCCTGGTTCCTGAGACTCAATCCTCGCGCGGAAGTGCCGGTGCTGACAGACGGGGTGAAGGTCATTCCAGACTCTGTGAGGATTGTTGAGTACCTGGAGGACAATTTCTCTAATG GCCAGTTTGGACAGTTGACGCCACGGGAGAAGGGCAGCGAGGAGAGCAGGAAGATCCAAGCCTTCAGGGAGTGCTTTGAGGGCCTGCCAGTCGGGGCAATGACATACGGCACAGCTGGCAACCCTCACCTATGGGATAATCCAAAGTTTCCTTTCACCCCAACACTTTTCAAGCagatggcag AGATGGCCAAGACCCGTCCCTCCATGATCAGAGGATATGCCCAGAGTAACCCGGAATTCCAAGAAACTCTACGGGAAAAGGCATTGGAGGCACAAGATGGGGACCAGAACCTACACAAGACTGCAGAGGAGATGGACGACGTGCTGGGGAGATTTGATGCAGCACTGGGAAGGGCCGAGGAGGAGCTGGCAACACACACAGGAG AACACACTCATTGGTGGTTGTGTGGAGAACTGTTTAGCATTGCCGACATAGATCTCGCCATCCTCCTGAACCACCTCTACGTTCTGGGACACGAGAGGAGGTTTTGGGCAGAGGGGAAGAGGCCCCACCTTCAGGCTTACTGGGACAGGATACAGCAGAGAGTCTCCTTCCAG AGATCAACCCACATCTCCCTTGGAGGACTCCAGCTGGCCAGACTCCACCAGGCCTTCAAGGAGCACAGTGGGGTGCTGGCCTCTGTGATGGCAGCCCTGGGCTTGGCCGCAATTTCCTATGCTGTGTATCGACGGGTCAACAAGTCCTAG